A stretch of the Musa acuminata AAA Group cultivar baxijiao chromosome BXJ2-7, Cavendish_Baxijiao_AAA, whole genome shotgun sequence genome encodes the following:
- the LOC135616376 gene encoding 4-coumarate--CoA ligase-like 4, whose translation MDAPTLVEHLKHEEEDTRSGFCPRSGIFRSLHRLAPRHRPPSDPSLDAASFVFSLLPSHESTRPVLLDSTTGRRLTFSDLRRSALSLAAALHHAFGLRPGDVVLLLSPNTVLYPVIVLAVLATGAVLCPASPLHTPAEVARQALDAGATLAIAAPEEAHKAAAAIGVPTLLTEREPGDPDGPPSAEEMMEWGDPLEAPPPARGQSDVAVVLYSSGTTGAPKGVMLTHGNLIAIVSLLRWSAEVSGSEGDVYLAFVPMSHVYGMAFFALGLPAAGATTVVMRRFEMGAAMQAVARHGVTNIPAVPPVVAALAKFSGGWDLSGLRRVATGAAAVGAEAASGFRRRYPWVELREGYGLTESGGAATFSVAASRRPEGRGVGQLLPGFEARVVAAEAGERAVGPGGVGELWLKGPTVMKGYLGDEAATAEALPGGGWLRTGDLVRFDEDGFLFVVDRIKELIKHKGYQVTPSELEAVLLAHPHILDAAVVPLEDEDVGEVPMAYVVRSPESQLTSEEIIQFVAAQVAPYKKIRRVAFISTIPRSPAGKILRKQLMDKTHPAILPKL comes from the exons ATGGACGCGCCTACGCTGGTCGAGCACTTGAAGCACGAGGAGGAGGATACCCGGAGCGGCTTCTGCCCTCGTTCAGGCATCTTTCGCTCCCTCCACCGCCTCGCCCCCCGCCATCGCCCTCCCTCCGACCCCTCCCTCGACGCTGCCTCCTTCGTATTCTCCCTCCTCCCCTCTCATGAATCGACCCGCCCCGTCCTCCTCGACTCCACCACTGGCCGTCGCCTCACCTTCTCCGACCTCCGCCGCTCCGCCCTCTCCCTCGCCGCTGCCCTCCACCACGCCTTCGGCCTCCGCCCTGGcgacgtcgtcctcctcctctcccccaaCACCGTTCTATACCCCGTCATTGTCCTCGCCGTCCTTGCCACCGGCGCCGTCCTCTGCCCCGCCAGCCCCCTCCACACCCCCGCTGAGGTCGCTCGCCAGGCCCTCGACGCCGGCGCCACGCTCGCCATCGCCGCTCCCGAGGAGGCCCACAAGGCCGCCGCCGCCATCGGGGTCCCCACCCTCCTCACCGAACGGGAGCCAGGGGACCCCGACGGGCCGCCGTCCGCGGAGGAGATGATGGAGTGGGGCGACCCCTTGGAGGCGCCGCCCCCCGCTCGCGGGCAGTCCGACGTGGCGGTCGTTCTGTATTCTTCGGGTACGACGGGAGCGCCCAAGGGGGTGATGTTGACCCACGGGAACCTTATCGCGATAGTGTCGCTGCTGCGGTGGTCGGCGGAGGTGAGCGGGTCGGAGGGTGACGTCTACCTGGCTTTCGTTCCGATGTCCCACGTGTACGGCATGGCGTTCTTCGCTCTGGGGCTGCCTGCGGCGGGGGCCACCACGGTGGTAATGCGGCGCTTCGAGATGGGGGCGGCGATGCAGGCGGTGGCGCGGCACGGGGTGACGAACATCCCGGCTGTGCCACCGGTGGTGGCGGCCTTGGCGAAGTTCTCCGGCGGGTGGGACCTGTCGGGTCTGCGGAGGGTGGCGACGGGCGCGGCTGCGGTAGGGGCGGAGGCGGCGAGCGGGTTCCGGCGGCGGTACCCGTGGGTGGAGCTAAGGGAGGGGTACGGGCTGACAGAGAGCGGCGGGGCGGCGACGTTCTCGGTGGCGGCGTCGAGGCGGCCGGAGGGGAGGGGAGTGGGACAGCTGCTGCCGGGCTTCGAGGCGCGGGTGGTGGCGGCGGAGGCGGGGGAGAGGGCGGTGGGGCCCGGTGGGGTCGGGGAGCTTTGGCTGAAGGGGCCCACGGTAATGAAGGGCTACCTGGGGGACGAGGCTGCCACGGCGGAGGCGTTGCCTGGCGGTGGGTGGCTGCGCACGGGTGACTTGGTGCGCTTCGATGAGGATGGCTTCTTGTTCGTGGTGGACCGCATCAAAGAGCTCATCAAGCACAAAGGGTACCAG GTGACTCCATCAGAGCTGGAAGCCGTGCTTCTCGCCCATCCTCACATACTTGACGCTGCAGTAGTGCC GCTGGAGGACGAAGATGTAGGTGAAGTGCCCATGGCTTATGTGGTGAGATCACCTGAGAGCCAATTGACAAGTGAGGAGATCATCCAGTTTGTGGCAGCTCAg GTGGCACCCTACAAAAAGATCAGAAGAGTTGCTTTCATAAGCACCATTCCAAGATCACCTGCAGGCAAGATCTTAAGAAAACAGTTGATGGATAAAACCCACCCTGCCATCTTGCCAAAACTGTAG